The DNA sequence CGCTGAAGCAGCGGAACTAGAGGTTGGTCAGGAAGTTAAGGTAGACGTTTTTGCAGAGGGTGATGTGGTTGATGTAACTGGTCAATCCAAAGGTAAAGGATTCTCCGGTACTATCAAGCGCCACAATCAGTCCCGCGGACCAATGACTCACGGTTCCAACTTTCACCGCGCTCCTGGTTCAATGGGTCCAGTTGACCCGAACCACGTACGACCTGGTAAGCTACTTCCGGGCCGCATGGGCGGAGAGACAGTTACAATTCAAAACCTTGAAGTTGTTAAAGTAGATACAGAGCGCAACGTTCTTCTTATCAAAGGTAATGTACCTGGTGCGAAGAAAAGCTATGTTTCAGTTCAATCAGCGACAAAAGCTGAATAATTTCGGATAAGAAAGGAGGAGCCCCGATGCCAAAAGTAATGTTATATAAACAAGACGGCTCTCAAGCAGGCGATATCGAACTTGCAGAAGGCGTATTCGGTATTGAACCAAATCAAAGCGTACTTTACGATGCAGTGATCATGCAGCAAGCGTCACGCCG is a window from the Alkalicoccus halolimnae genome containing:
- the rplC gene encoding 50S ribosomal protein L3, with protein sequence MTKGILGKKLGMTQIFSETGEALPVTVVQAEPNVVLQKKTVEGEGYEAVQLGAFDQKENGTNKPEKGHAEKAQTTPKRFVKEIRDAEAAELEVGQEVKVDVFAEGDVVDVTGQSKGKGFSGTIKRHNQSRGPMTHGSNFHRAPGSMGPVDPNHVRPGKLLPGRMGGETVTIQNLEVVKVDTERNVLLIKGNVPGAKKSYVSVQSATKAE